ATCGGACTTATGGCCCGATGGGCAAACCGATTCAAGCGTTTTCTTTCCCTCGATCGGTGCAAGCCTCACCTACGTTTCGCCCTGATGGAAAAAAAATCGCTTTTGTCTCTGATAAAAATGGAACGCCCCGAATTTTTCTGATCAATACCCCTTCTCCAGGGAGACGACTGAAGCCCCGCCCTTTATGCATCACGAAAAAATACCGTCATAATACCTGTCCTTCATGGTCTCCTGATGGCACAAAATTAGCCTATAGTGCTATAGTTGACGGAACGAGGCAGATCATGGTATACGACTTTCTGACGAAAGAAGAGATCCAGTTGACCGCAGGGAAAAGCCATAAGGAAAACCCGAGTTGGTCCCCCAATAGCTTGCATATTGTTTATAATACGGTTGATCCTTCTTCTTCGGAGCTATTTATTATTAATTTAAAACAAAAAGAATCGTTACAAATTACCAGTGGATCTGGAAAAAAACATTACCCCGCGTGGGAACCAATAAGAGGCCCTGAATGAACCTACCCATAAAGTCTATCATTTTTCCTTTCCCTCTTTTCTGCACCTTTTTACGGCTCTATTTTTCACCCTTATCTTTCGGACAATGTGTTCAAATAGAGCCGCAAAAATTTGCTAGAAAATTTTGGAAAACTAAAAACAATTTACTTTATGGATAGGTTCACATGAAAAAATTATCTTGGATACTTGCAGCACTTCTCCTGTCTAGTTGTCAAAACAATTCCAATACAGTCTGGGAAGACACAAAAACCGTGGGGAGATACCTCCACAGGAAAGGGCAACTTTTGTGGAAAGATGATGTTGACTCTCGGATGATCGAGTCAGCCGATGAGTTTGCTGGCCCCCAAGAAGAGGAGTATATTCCTCTAAAGGATGCTGACCTGAAAACGCAATTCGCTGACCTCAGCGTTCCTCAACCTAAAGCGGTCCCAGGAGCAATTGGAAGTCCGGTCCCAAGCATCGAGAAATTCGTCAAGCCAGCAGCCCACCTCGCCGACCTTTTCCAAAACCTCTACTTTAATACCGACGAGCATGTTCTCCGTTCAAGAGGAGACTACACGGTGATTGAAAATATCGCCGCCCACATGAAGAAAAACTCTGGTCTCTATGTTTTTGTAGCAGGACACTGTGATGAAAGGGCATCGGAAGCTTATAACTTAGCGCTCGGAACAAGACGGGCTAACTCGATCCGCAACCTCCTTGTCAAGCGTGGGGTCAACCCGAATCATATCTACACGATCTCTTTTGGAAAGGAGATGCCAGCAGACCTCGGTCATACCGCGGAATCTTGGGCAAAAAATCGACGGGTAGAGTTTAAGATCTTCGATAAAAAAGGTAAAAAATGAAAAAGCTAGTCGTTTTTCTTCCCATTTTCCTCTGCACAGCTTGTGGCTCGATGAGCTCCTCGAAAGGACAGCAACACCAAATGGAGCTCAGCCTCCATAAGGTGCGAACCGAAGTGGAGGAGATTAAGCATGACCTCAATACCTCTGAAATCGAACACCATATCATCGAAGGGAAGCTGATCGACCAAGAACAGACGATCGCCACTCTTAAAAAGCAGGTCGCGGAGCTGAAGTCGGGAAAACTCGACTCGTTTGTCGAAGAGCTTCAAACCCTCGATAGAAAACTCCAGCAAATCTCGAAAAAGCAAGAAAAAATTGTGACCGACATCCGGCAGCTCAGCACCCACGCCAATGATACGACCACCGCCCTCTCCCAGTATAAGGACAAAATCGCTCAGTTTGAAAAGGCAATCCACGCTCAAAACGAGCAACTCAAACAAATTTCTCAGATCAAAGACGGGATCTCCAAGCTAACCATATCCCCTAAGACCTACACGGTCCGCCCCGGCGATTCCCTAGAGAAAATTGCCCGCACCCATGGAACCACCGTCGAGACGCTCAAGGAACATAACCAAATGGACTCCGACCTGATCGTTGTCGATCAGGTGCTTCAGCTGCCATAACAACGAGCTTATAGTAAAACATTTCAGTTCGTTTTTTCTTTGACAAAAAAAATTTGAGAAGCTCATCTTCGTTCGAAACTTAAAATTGAACAACTCCTCGTCTATAAGCCAAGGGGTTGGGTTAGGGTTCGATAAAATCGACTGTATTAAAAGCTTTTAGACTGAAAACAGGCTGCTTAAAGCATTTAAAGGCTGAAGCTTTTAATCGAAATGTCGCTTTGCGACAAATTTAAACTTTACTCCGCCTTGAAGGCGGGGTTTTTGAACCATCCCCGAAGGGGACAATAAAGGAATCCAATATGTCTTGTAATTAATATTCTACTATTCCATCTTCTAATCCACTATCTATTAACAAAGCTTATCAGCAATCAATTCCGTGCGCAGTTTATATAAAATTTGAGATGGGAAATGCTGCTTCCGGAACAGATGTGGGAATAAACCAACCTCCCGTACCTCAAAAAACAATAACTGCCATTTGTTCTTACAAATCTGAACTACATTCAGAAAATCCATTTACTGCTAAATCTATCTACATCAATAGACCTGGTGACCATTTAATAATCACACCTGAAGAAGCTTTTTCTGAAGAACAAGCAAATACGTTATGGCAAACGATATCTAAATTCCAAGCTTCAGCTAAACTAGATTTCAATAAACGAACTGTAACTATTATTTCATCCAT
The sequence above is drawn from the Candidatus Neptunochlamydia vexilliferae genome and encodes:
- a CDS encoding LysM peptidoglycan-binding domain-containing protein; translated protein: MKKLVVFLPIFLCTACGSMSSSKGQQHQMELSLHKVRTEVEEIKHDLNTSEIEHHIIEGKLIDQEQTIATLKKQVAELKSGKLDSFVEELQTLDRKLQQISKKQEKIVTDIRQLSTHANDTTTALSQYKDKIAQFEKAIHAQNEQLKQISQIKDGISKLTISPKTYTVRPGDSLEKIARTHGTTVETLKEHNQMDSDLIVVDQVLQLP
- a CDS encoding OmpA family protein → MKKLSWILAALLLSSCQNNSNTVWEDTKTVGRYLHRKGQLLWKDDVDSRMIESADEFAGPQEEEYIPLKDADLKTQFADLSVPQPKAVPGAIGSPVPSIEKFVKPAAHLADLFQNLYFNTDEHVLRSRGDYTVIENIAAHMKKNSGLYVFVAGHCDERASEAYNLALGTRRANSIRNLLVKRGVNPNHIYTISFGKEMPADLGHTAESWAKNRRVEFKIFDKKGKK